Within Azoarcus sp. DD4, the genomic segment CGCGGATCGCTGCCCCCCAGGGGGGCGCTTTTGGCCTTGGGACGGCCCGGCGGCCAAAACGAAGAACCCCCACGCTCCCCGCTACGCGGATCGCTGCCCCCCAGGGGGGCGCTTTTGGCCTTGGGACGGCCCGGCGGCCGAAACGAAGCACCCCCACGCTCCCCGCTACGCGGATCGCTGCCCCCCAGGGGGGCGCTTTTGGCCTTGGGACGGCCCGGCGGCCGAAACGAAGCACCCCCACGCTCCCCGCTACGCGGATCGCTGCCCCCCAGGGGGGCGCTTTTGGCCTTGGGACGGCCCGGCGGCCAAAAAGGTCATCAGCGACAGCGACAGGAACAGGCTCATGCCGGTCGCCAGCCCGAGCACGCTGCCCCACATCGCCGGTGCGATCAACCCGGCGGTCACCGCATTCAGTCCGACCTGCACGAAGCTCTGGCAGCTCGACACCATGCCCCGCCGCTCGGGGAAGTGGTTTAGCGCCAGCAGCGAGAAGGCCGGCATCGCCAACGCCATGCCGAAGGTGAACAGCGGCAGCGGTACCACCGACCACGGCAAACCGGCCGGCAGCAGCACAGCGCACAGCACGTTGGCAGCCGCGGCGGCCAGCATGATGGCAAAGCCCACCGCGATGCAGCGGCGCGGCGACCAGCGCCCCGCCATCCTGCCCGACAGCACCGAGCCCAGCATCATGCCGCCCACCGTCGGGATGAAGAGCCAGCCGAACTCGCCGTAACCCAGCCCGAGGTGGGTCATCACGAACACCGGCGCCGACAGCACGTAGATGAAGAAGGCGTTGAAGTTGAGCGCCCCGGCCCCGGCAATCAACAGGAAGGCGGGGTGCGTCAGCACCTTGCCGTAGGCCCGGGCGAGTCCGACCGGATGCAGCGGCTGGCGTGCCTCGCGCGGCAAGGTTTCGGGCAAGTAACGCCAGCACATCCAGGTCAGCGCCGCGCCGAACAGCGCCAGGAAGAAGAAGATCGAGCGCCAGCCGGCGAGCGCCAGCAGCCCCCCGCCCACGATGGGCGCCAGTGCCGGCGCCACCGCGAAGATGGTCATGACCCGCGACATCAAGCGCTGGGCGTGGGCGCCATCATAGACGTCGCGCACCACGGCCCGCCCCACCACCATGCCGGCACCGCCGCACAGGCCCTGCAGCGCACGCCCCAGCCACAGCCACTCGATCGACTGCGCCAGCGCACACAGCACCGAGGCCACGGAGAAGATGACCGTCGACGCGATCAGTA encodes:
- a CDS encoding multidrug effflux MFS transporter — encoded protein: MPSTSPWLAIILAALAAIGPFAIDAYLPAFPAMAAALGATQIEVQQTLTAYMSTFAVMVLWHGALSDRFGRRAVLIASTVIFSVASVLCALAQSIEWLWLGRALQGLCGGAGMVVGRAVVRDVYDGAHAQRLMSRVMTIFAVAPALAPIVGGGLLALAGWRSIFFFLALFGAALTWMCWRYLPETLPREARQPLHPVGLARAYGKVLTHPAFLLIAGAGALNFNAFFIYVLSAPVFVMTHLGLGYGEFGWLFIPTVGGMMLGSVLSGRMAGRWSPRRCIAVGFAIMLAAAAANVLCAVLLPAGLPWSVVPLPLFTFGMALAMPAFSLLALNHFPERRGMVSSCQSFVQVGLNAVTAGLIAPAMWGSVLGLATGMSLFLSLSLMTFLAAGPSQGQKRPPGGQRSA